Below is a window of Candidatus Omnitrophota bacterium DNA.
ATAACCTTATAATATGCCAGCTGGCAAAAGAGCTGTTCAAGGCCAAACGCACTGTCGGCCGGGTGAATAACCCGGATAACGAACGGGTGTTTTCCGAGTTGGAGATCGACGTACCGGTGGATTCGACCATGATCATCGGCAAGATCATTGAAGAGGAGGTTTCTTTCTCCGACGTGGTCAAGCTGATGAGTTTTGCCAGAGGGAAGCTGGCGATCGTCCGGGTAGACCTGTCCAAAGATTCCCCGGTGATCAATAAGCCGCTTAAAGAAGTGCTTCTGCCCAAGGATTCGGTCCTGGTTTCTATTTTGCGCGGCGAAGAGGTGATTGTCCCCCGAGGCGACACTGTTTTTTCTGAAGGCGATGATATTATCGCCATGACCCTGGTCGGCGGCGAGTCGCAGTTGATAAATCTATTGCTGGGCAAGCTATAAAAAAATGAAAGCAAGGAATATCCGGAACATGATTGTAGGCGTTGCCACGGAGATATCCTATGCCTTAGGTATTATTCTCGCCGGTTTTTTTGTCTCTTTAATCCTCTCGTTCAAGATATGATCCCCAGGCCGGACATAGAAGATGTCAAAGCGATAGGCTATTATCTCGGCAAGATAATTCTTTCTTTGTCCGCGACAATGGTTGTGCCGTTATTATTGGGTATCTTGCTGGGGGAATTCAGCCCGGCGATGGATTTTATGGTCGGTATAGAAGCATCCCTTATTCTAGGACTTTTTCTGACCAAAATATGTTTCACCGAAAATGACCTTAATTGGATGCAGGGGATGATCGTGGTGTCGCTCTCCTGGGTGGTGGCAATGGTCCTGGCGGCGATCCCGTTGTATCTGAGCGGCCACTGGTTGTCTTTTATGGACGCCTGCTTTGATACTATGTCCGGCCTGACTACCACCGGGCTGGCCCTGGTTCAGGATATGGACCATCTTTCATACAGCCATAATTTGTGGCGGCATTTGATTATGTTCATCGGCGGACAGGGGATCGTTATTGTAGCGGTTTCTTTATTCGTCAAAGGATTTTCCGGCGCCCTTAAGATGTATGTA
It encodes the following:
- a CDS encoding NAD-binding protein, producing the protein MYIIIVGAGKVGYFLGKRLCASKHTVSIVDKDKDICEHVAKELNALVVNGDGCDPDILEEAGAKRADVVAAVTGEDEDNLIICQLAKELFKAKRTVGRVNNPDNERVFSELEIDVPVDSTMIIGKIIEEEVSFSDVVKLMSFARGKLAIVRVDLSKDSPVINKPLKEVLLPKDSVLVSILRGEEVIVPRGDTVFSEGDDIIAMTLVGGESQLINLLLGKL